A stretch of the Photobacterium toruni genome encodes the following:
- the cobA gene encoding uroporphyrinogen-III C-methyltransferase, translated as MKSLKSQQYSSLTDDINTRWCQITQTVDANNNQGRVTLVGAGPGDPDLLTLKALKTLESADVVVYDRLVSDAIMALVRSGCQTIFVGKEKGQQSLPQMAINQLLVHLAQQGKQVCRLKGGDAFIFGRGGEEIQFLRQHGIKVDLVPGITAASGCSAYAGIPLTHRGVSQGCTFVTVHTEKETVIAWQALVDLNHTLVFYMGLSKVDLICQQLTNAGLIATTPAAIIERGCTDEQRVINATLATLPQRVRQQHIVSPALIIIGEVVKLSESLAWPSLKIESLTSYNKPQEWA; from the coding sequence ATGAAGTCATTGAAGTCACAACAATATTCTTCTCTTACTGATGACATTAATACTCGATGGTGTCAGATAACACAAACCGTCGATGCTAATAATAACCAAGGTAGAGTGACATTAGTCGGAGCGGGTCCTGGTGATCCCGACTTGTTGACCTTGAAAGCATTAAAAACATTAGAGAGTGCTGATGTTGTAGTTTATGACCGCTTAGTCAGTGATGCAATTATGGCGTTAGTACGATCTGGCTGCCAAACCATTTTTGTCGGTAAAGAAAAGGGGCAGCAAAGCTTGCCTCAAATGGCGATTAATCAGTTGTTAGTGCATTTAGCACAACAAGGAAAGCAAGTGTGCCGTTTAAAAGGTGGTGATGCGTTTATCTTTGGTCGCGGCGGTGAAGAAATTCAGTTTTTGCGTCAGCATGGCATTAAGGTTGATTTAGTGCCAGGGATTACCGCTGCGAGTGGTTGTAGTGCTTATGCTGGCATTCCATTAACTCATCGTGGCGTGTCTCAGGGGTGTACTTTTGTCACCGTCCATACTGAAAAAGAGACGGTTATTGCATGGCAAGCTTTGGTAGATCTTAACCATACCTTAGTGTTTTATATGGGGTTATCTAAAGTTGATTTAATTTGTCAACAATTGACTAATGCAGGATTAATCGCAACAACACCAGCGGCAATTATTGAAAGAGGCTGCACCGATGAGCAACGTGTTATTAACGCTACGTTGGCAACACTCCCTCAACGGGTTAGACAGCAACACATTGTATCGCCAGCGTTAATTATTATTGGTGAGGTGGTGAAGTTAAGTGAGAGCTTAGCTTGGCCTTCATTAAAAATAGAAAGTTTAACCTCATACAATAAACCTCAAGAATGGGCATAG